In Plasmodium chabaudi chabaudi strain AS genome assembly, chromosome: 9, the following proteins share a genomic window:
- a CDS encoding bifunctional farnesyl/geranylgeranyl diphosphate synthase, putative, producing the protein MEKETVADEADSGLEFFRSMYDKYRDAFLEHIGELVLEDHIKQHILKYYKVLFDYNCLGGKNNRGILVILIYEYVKNRDINNSEWEKAACLAWCIEILQASFLVADDIMDKGETRRNKHCWYLLKDVETKNAVNDCLLLSNAIYKIIEIYLGNDACYNNIIAAFRDTVLKTIIGQHLDTNIFSNKYADPNNGVDINNITVPEQAAINTKMINFDVYKNVVVHKTAYYSFFLPISCGMHLSGIAMDNLLYKKIEDISIMMGEYFQAHDDYLDVYEDFTQTGKIGSDIQNNKLTWLLVKAFELCSESDKEKIIKNYGKNNVASVKIIDSIYEKYNIKEHYNKYEQAQKEKIINAISKLQHEGIEYVLKYIMDILFTGA; encoded by the exons ATGGAAAAAGAAACAGTAGCAGATGAAGCCGATAGCGGCTTAGAGTTTTTTAGAAGT ATGTATGATAAGTATAGAGATGCATTCCTTGAACATATAGGCGAACTTGTATTAGAGGATCACATAAAACAacacattttaaaatattacaaaGTGTTATTTGATTATAATTGTTTAG ggggcaaaaataatagaggCATTTtagttatattaatttatgaGTATGTGAAAAATAGAGACATTAATAATTCAGAGTGGGAAAAAGCAGCATGTTTAG CTTGGTGTATAGAAATATTACAAGCATCTTTCTTAGTTGCTGATGATATTATGGATAAAGGAGAAACCAGGAGAAATAAACATTGCTG GTACCTTTTAAAAGATGTTGAGACAAAAAACGCAGTAAATGATTGCCTTCTTTTGTCGAATGCCATCTACAA AATTATTGAAATATACTTAGGAAATGATGCAtgctataataatataattgcaGCATTTAGAGATAcagttttaaaaacaataattgGCCAACACCTTGATacgaatatattttctaataaatatgcagaCCCAAACAATGGGGTtgacataaataatattaccGTTCCAGAGCAAGCTGCGATAAATACCAAGATGATCAATTTTGACGTTTACAAAAATGTCGTTGTTCATAAAACTGcatattattctttttttttgccaATTTCCTGTG GTATGCACTTATCTGGAATTGCGATGGATAACTTACTATACAAAAAGATTGAAGACATTTCTATTATGATGGGGGAATATTTCCAA GCACATGATGACTACTTGGATGTTTATGAAGATTTCACCCAAACGGGAAAAATAGGATCGGACATTcaaaacaataaattaACTTGGCTATTAGTAAAG GCCTTCGAATTATGTTCCGAATCGGataaggaaaaaataataaaaaattatggaaaaaataatgtagcaagtgttaaaattattgatagtatatatgagaaatataatattaaagagcactacaataaatatgaacaagcccaaaaggaaaaaataataaa cGCTATAAGCAAGCTACAGCATGAAg gCATAGAGTATGTACTAAAGTACATAAtggatatattatttacaggtgcataa
- a CDS encoding Fe-S cluster assembly protein, putative has protein sequence MDSDIIDEEFVYGKDIEKIKKKKELILDCLKEINDPDLKRNIVELNFVRNLKIKENKNGKYNVEFDLNLTTPACPVKDELVSECKQKLNAYDWIEDININITFFSFTENDRKKNIKKIENIILIYSCKGGVGKSFFSVNFAYYLKKQGATVGLLDADINGPSLPTLLPFDHTYAKFKIHKKKKNGVNSKIFYEQEKVNDIINEDKNHTFLKKESYQENYFFDTTKNGMKNMSNAKLVEDNHDEDLISTNSNCNHNGEKKNNNKIYSGLFESYTNEEIESEGKKNGIADSQKEERDDYREDDEEEFAIPLIEPLIYKDVKLMSYAYIKDKQKLGFASFRGPILNELINEFVHNVNWGVLDYLIIDMPPGTSDIHLNLFESERIDGIIMVTTPNDLSINDAEKGINMSNYFNIPIICLIINMNYFICDNCDKKHYIFNNCDIKSLQKKISKIYEFPFHPLVPKNVYFNTDCDNIENKDKENDRKFPFILSFEKHYLIEKLEEIFENATREISIIKYNHTLNLPSIQLYNKYYIQLSFDSIQNKYVFSDDVLTCNCKDIRLKCACDICTNLKKNNTQKKKNLKKYIFNHNIYVKEIIKLGAYNVKFIWSDDHVSIYSYSYLKHIFQKKKITGPIPYCSSNNISKYDW, from the coding sequence ATGGATAGCGACATAATTGATGAAGAATTTGTATATGGAAaagatatagaaaaaataaaaaaaaaaaaggaattaattttagattgcttaaaagaaataaatgatcCAGACCTAAAAAGGAATATAGTAGAACTAAATTTTGTTcgtaatttaaaaataaaagaaaataaaaatggaaaatataatgtcGAATTTGATTTAAATTTGACAACCCCTGCTTGTCCTGTCAAAGATGAATTAGTATCAGAGTGTAAACAAAAACTTAATGCATATGATTGGATcgaagatataaatattaacattacattttttagttttacCGAAAATGAtcgaaagaaaaatataaagaaaattgaaaatattatattgatatataGTTGTAAAGGGGGAGTAGggaaatcatttttttctgttaattttgcttattatttaaaaaaacaaggaGCAACGGTTGGACTTTTAGATGCTGATATTAATGGCCCAAGTTTACCAACACTGCTACCCTTTGATCATACATATgctaaatttaaaattcataaaaaaaaaaaaaatggtgtgaatagtaaaatattttatgaacagGAAAAAGTAAACGATATAATAAACGAAGATAAAAAtcatacttttttaaaaaaagaaagttatcaggaaaattatttttttgatacaACAAAGAATGggatgaaaaatatgagcAATGCCAAGCTAGTAGAAGACAACCACGATGAAGATTTAATTTCAACGAATAGTAATTGTAATCATAAtggtgaaaaaaaaaataataataaaatatatagcgGTTTATTTGAATCCTATACAAATGAAGAAATTGAAAGTGAaggcaaaaaaaatggtattGCCGATAGTCAAAAAGAAGAGAGAGATGATTATAGAGAAgatgatgaagaagaaTTTGCAATACCATTAATCGAACCATTGATATATAAAGATGTAAAATTGATgtcatatgcatatataaaagataaacAAAAGTTGGGTTTCGCTTCTTTTAGAGGACCaatattaaatgaattaattAATGAATTTGTTCATAATGTAAATTGGGGAGTATTAGATTATCTAATTATTGATATGCCTCCAGGTACTAGTGATatacatttaaatttatttgaatcTGAACGCATTGATGGTATTATTATGGTTACTACCCCAAATGATTTATCTATTAATGATGCCGAGAAAGGAATAAATATGTCTAACTACTTTAATATTCCTATTATCtgtttaattataaacatgaattattttatttgtgataattgtgataaaaaacattatattttcaacaaTTGTGATATTAAAtctttacaaaaaaaaataagtaaaatatatgaattccCATTTCATCCCCTTGTtccaaaaaatgtatatttcaATACTGATTGtgataatatagaaaataaagataaagaaaatgatcGTAAATTTCCATTTATACTTTCCTTTGAGaaacattatttaattgaaAAACTCGAAGAGATATTTGAAAATGCTACAAGAGAAATttcaattataaaatataatcataCCTTAAATTTACCATCTATACaactttataataaatattatattcaatTAAGTTTTGATTcaattcaaaataaatatgttttttcaGATGATGTATTAACTTGTAATTGTAAGGATATACGTTTAAAATGTGCTTGTGATATATGcacaaatttaaaaaaaaataatacacaaaaaaaaaaaaatctaaaaaaatatatttttaatcataatatatatgtaaaagaaataatcaAATTAGGCGCATACAAtgttaaatttatttggtCTGATGATCATGTTtctatttattcatattcatATCTAAAACACAtattccaaaaaaaaaaaataacggGCCCAATCCCATATTGCAGCTCTAACAATATATCCAAATATGATTGGTAA
- a CDS encoding CCR4-NOT transcription complex subunit 2, putative — protein sequence MDKENNENSKEKTKTFLNLFKKKKKKNVAENEKNENKENLNNETSENVTDSLNTNSKELGKNHNENKENNTNVVNKNSGSGVEHSNNMNESWNTDKNSEIPSSPTCAKSNLTHNKSIEQKETKKNANNDKKKKNAKNDKNKINEKIGNSSDPSNIAPGESEEQSSCIEYNNIEKNQNKKKTKGKGKNDKNEQNSNSETNTIKDNNIKHMKNNPNQTHSENRNNKNKQKNENENNQNNNDDHKNKQDKIADKPENSNTISNENTKGKKNKKSAKTNEHNLNSSLSASPTSNNDYNYTKNKNEIVNTNVNKKVENTKGNNDKNIKKKESNKTNIEKNNNKENGIKIANVQKEAGGRQTSEKETHTEKKTKKKNNNENKINISSNSVETNGKKENTSDIENNDDLPLEEILYETTERSKIYNRNNYGILGILKSIKANDSHLNKLSLGTDLTTLGLNLNSPDFIFPSFTSPISDNPTMKDDYFVRPESYMNTQFQVRLSLLLKLQTETLFYIFYNLPRDILQVYAASELYIRKWLYHIRYKKWFTPNTTNNLTQIEKCSSWIYFDPSTWSKKNYNNFLNPKDIMNVDEITKSIEEIIKIQSYYNNIQQNNSTNIPPAYEPQPNNINIPNSP from the coding sequence atggataaagaaaataacgAAAATTCAAAGGAAAAAACCAAAACAttcttaaatttatttaaaaagaagaaaaaaaaaaacgtagctgaaaatgagaaaaatgaaaataaagaaaaccTTAACAATGAAACGAGTGAAAATGTGACAGACAGTTTGAATACAAATTCTAAAGAACTTGGAAAAAAtcataatgaaaataaagaaaataatacgaacgttgtaaataaaaattctgGATCTGGTGTAGAACAttctaataatatgaatgaaAGTTGGAATACCGATAAAAACAGTGAAATTCCCTCTTCACCAACTTGTGCAAAATCAAACTTAACTCATAATAAATCTATCGAACAAaaggaaacaaaaaaaaatgcaaacaatgataaaaagaaaaagaatgcaaaaaatgataaaaataaaatcaatgaaaaaataggTAATTCTTCTGATCCAAGTAATATTGCTCCAGGGGAAAGTGAAGAACAATCGTCATGTAtcgaatataataatattgaaaaaaatcaaaataaaaaaaaaacaaaaggaaaaggaaaaaatgataagaaTGAACAAAATTCAAATTCAGAAACCAATACAATAAAAGATAACAATATCAaacatatgaaaaataatccAAATCAGACACATTCggaaaatagaaataataagaataaacaaaaaaatgaaaatgaaaataatcaaaataataatgatgatcataaaaataagcaagATAAAATTGCAGACAAACCTGAAAATTCTAATACTATAAGCAATGAAAATACaaagggaaaaaaaaataaaaaatctgCAAAAACAAACGAACATAATTTAAACTCATCATTAAGTGCGAGCCCTACGAGTAATAACGATTATAATTAtacgaaaaataaaaatgaaatagtAAATACAAACGTGAATAAAAAAGTCGAAAATACAAAAGggaataatgataaaaatataaagaaaaaagaatcaaataaaacaaatatcgaaaaaaataataacaaagaAAATGGCATAAAAATTGCAAATGTGCAGAAAGAAGCAGGTGGTAGACAAACCTCAGAAAAAGAAACACATACAGAAaagaaaacgaaaaaaaaaaataataatgaaaataaaataaatatttcttcaAATAGTGTAGAAACAAAcggaaaaaaagaaaatacctctgatatagaaaataatgacgATCTACCATTGGAAGAAATATTGTACGAAACAACAGAAagatcaaaaatatataatagaaataattatgGTATTTTAGGTATACTAAAATCAATAAAAGCAAATGATTctcatttaaataaactaTCTTTAGGAACCGATTTAACAACACTAggattaaatttaaattctCCAGATTTTATCTTCCCTTCATTTACATCCCCTATATCAGATAATCCAACTATGAAAGatgattattttgtaaGACCTGAATCATATATGAATACTCAATTTCAAGTCCgtttatctttattattaaaattacaaaCAGAAACattattctatattttttataatttaccAAGAGATATTTTACAAGTTTATGCAGCTTCTGAATTATACATAAGAAAATGGTTATATCATattagatataaaaaatggtttACTCCTAATACTACTAATAATTTAACACAAATAGAAAAATGTTCATCTTGGATTTATTTCGATCCAAGTACATGGtcaaaaaagaattataataattttttaaatccaAAAGATATAATGAATGTTGATGAAATAACAAAATCTATTgaagaaataattaaaatacaaTCTtactataataatattcagcaaaataattcaaCTAATATTCCACCTGCTTATGAACCACAACCcaacaatataaatattcctAATTCAccttaa
- a CDS encoding GPI-anchor transamidase, putative, which yields MELKIGIVIYLLVAIKCVIGSIYFSGVDIKNMKSKYDEIKNSNNKKYVNEILLKELKKNNYINSNVIALSTSRHYFNYRHTANLLIAYKYLKNNGDIIDKNILLMVPFDQACNCRNIIEGTIFKKYEKFPNEYLNKNMEENLYNKLNIDYKNDNINDEQLRKIIRHRYNSFTPSKNRLYTNEYNEKNLFIYITGHGGINFLKIQEFNILSSSEFNLYIQELLIKNIYKNIFVVIDTCQGYSFYDDILAFINQNKIKNVFLLSSSDRNENSYSFFSSKYLSVSTVDRFTYNFFDYMENIHQMQSKEIYKNLKLFSLQNILNYLKTKNLMSHPSINNSKFNVSSFLHDQNIIFYDSSMLFPKFFISKLNNTNDSNNNHDSVHSEHACFGYLGICGHIKSQIYLNMESLYHDRSYYNNDDVHNSYEIYFTDIGFNFKYFDIYYMITFLILLFFILLFLTLFVLN from the coding sequence ATGGAACTAAAAATAGGGatagttatatatttattggtagcaataaaatgtgtaattggatcaatttatttttcggGTGtagacataaaaaatatgaaaagtaaatatgatgaaataaaaaatagtaataataaaaaatatgtaaacgaaatattattaaaagaattaaaaaaaaataattatattaatagtaATGTTATAGCATTAAGTACATCAAgacattattttaattacaGACATACAgctaatttattaattgcatataaatatttaaaaaataatggagatattatagataaaaatattttacttatGGTACCATTTGATCAAGCTTGCAATTGtagaaatattatagaaggtacaatttttaaaaaatatgaaaaatttcCAAATGAATatcttaataaaaatatggaagaaaatttatataataaattaaatatcgattataaaaatgataatataaatgatgaacaattaagaaaaattataagacATAGGTACAACAGTTTTACACCTTCTAAAAATAGATTATATACTAAcgaatataatgaaaagaatttatttatttatattacagGGCATGGtggaataaattttttaaaaattcaagAATTTAACATTTTAAGTTCTTCtgaatttaatttatatattcaagaattacttataaaaaatatatataaaaacatttttgtaGTAATCGACACATGTCAAGGTTATAGTTTTTATGATGACATACTAGCATTTATAaaccaaaataaaataaagaatgtttttttattgtcatCATCGGATAGAAATGAAAACAGCTATAGCTTTTTCTCAAGTAAATATTTAAGTGTTTCAACGGTAGACAGATTtacttataatttttttgattatatGGAAAACATCCATCAAATGCAatcaaaagaaatatataaaaatttgaaattattttcattacaaaatatattgaattatttaaaaacaaaaaatttaatgtcACACCCCtcaataaataattcaaaatttaatgtatcatcatttttacatgatcaaaatattattttttacgaTTCAAGTATGTTGTTtccaaaattttttattagcaagcttaataatacaaatgatTCCAACAACAATCATGATAGTGTTCATTCCGAGCATGCATGCTTTGGTTATTTAGGTATATGTGGTCATATAAAAagtcaaatatatttaaatatggaAAGTTTATATCATGATCGAAGTTATTACAACAACGACGATGTGCATAATAGTTATGAAATTTATTTCACTGATATAGgctttaattttaaatattttgatatatattatatgataacatttttgattttgttattttttattttactttttcttACACTATTTGTATTAAACTAA